In Melospiza melodia melodia isolate bMelMel2 chromosome 20, bMelMel2.pri, whole genome shotgun sequence, a single genomic region encodes these proteins:
- the EIF2B1 gene encoding translation initiation factor eIF2B subunit alpha isoform X2, whose amino-acid sequence MGTDDLIETFRAQLRDDPDVASAVAAIRALLGFLKQDRGETIQGLRNSLRDAIDTLSRVDSSVAVSSGGELFLRFISLTSLEYSDYSKCKEIMIERGEIFLTKVSLSRNKIAKLCHPFIRDGARILTHAYSRVVLRVLEAAVEAKKRFSVYVTESQPDEAGQKMAKALRKLNIPVTVILDAAVGYIMEKVDLVLVGAEGVVESGGIINKIGTNQIAVCAKAQNKPFYVVAESFKFVRLFPLNQQDVPDRFKYKADTLKTSQNLKEEHPWIDYTSPSLITLLFTDLGVLTPSAVSDELIKLYL is encoded by the exons ATGGGCACGGACG ACTTGATCGAGACGTTCAGGGCGCAGCTGAGGGACGACCCCGATGTCGCCTCGGCCGTGGCCGCCATCCGAGCGCTGCTGGGGTTCCTCAAGCAGGACCGAG GAGAGACCATCCAGGGCCTGCGGAACAGCCTGCGGGACGCCATCGACACCCTGTCGCGGGTGGACTCCTCGGTGGCCGTGTCCTCCGGCGGGGAGCTCTTCCTGCGCTTCATCAGCCTCACCTCGCTGGAGTACTCG GACTACTCCAAGTGCAAAGAAATCATGATCGAGCGCGGGGAGATCTTCCTGACCAAAGTGTCTCTGTCGAGGAATAAAATCGCCAAGCTGTGTCACCCGTTCATCAGAGACGGTGCT CGAATACTGACACATGCCTACTCCAGGGTGGTCCTCAGGGTGTTGGAAGCAGCCGTGGAGGCCAAGAAGCGATTCAGTGTTTATGTTACTGAGTCACAGCCAGACGAAGCAGG GCAAAAAATGGCAAAAGCCCTGAGGAAACTGAACATTCCCGTGACTGTGATTCTGGATGCTGCAGTTGG CTACATTATGGAGAAAGTGGACCTGGTGTTAGTTGGTGCTGAAGGTGTAGTTGAAAGTGGAGGCATTATCAACAAG ATTGGCACCAATCAAATTGCTGTGTGTGCCAAAGCCCAGAATAAGCCATTTTATGTGGTAGCAGAAAGTTTCAAGTTTGTCAGACTCTTCCCTCTCAATCAGCAGGACGTCCCTGACAGGTTTAAG TACAAAGCAGACACTCTGAAAACAAGTCAGAACCTAAAAGAGGAGCACCCCTGGATTGACTACACCTCCCCATCTCTGATCACTCTGCTGTTCACAGACCTCGGTGTGCTGACTCCTTCAGCTGTCAGTGATGAACTCATTAAACTCTACCTGTAA
- the EIF2B1 gene encoding translation initiation factor eIF2B subunit alpha isoform X1, with product MSTDDLIETFRAQLRDDPDVASAVAAIRALLGFLKQDRGETIQGLRNSLRDAIDTLSRVDSSVAVSSGGELFLRFISLTSLEYSDYSKCKEIMIERGEIFLTKVSLSRNKIAKLCHPFIRDGARILTHAYSRVVLRVLEAAVEAKKRFSVYVTESQPDEAGQKMAKALRKLNIPVTVILDAAVGYIMEKVDLVLVGAEGVVESGGIINKIGTNQIAVCAKAQNKPFYVVAESFKFVRLFPLNQQDVPDRFKYKADTLKTSQNLKEEHPWIDYTSPSLITLLFTDLGVLTPSAVSDELIKLYL from the exons ATGAGCACGGACG ACTTGATCGAGACGTTCAGGGCGCAGCTGAGGGACGACCCCGATGTCGCCTCGGCCGTGGCCGCCATCCGAGCGCTGCTGGGGTTCCTCAAGCAGGACCGAG GAGAGACCATCCAGGGCCTGCGGAACAGCCTGCGGGACGCCATCGACACCCTGTCGCGGGTGGACTCCTCGGTGGCCGTGTCCTCCGGCGGGGAGCTCTTCCTGCGCTTCATCAGCCTCACCTCGCTGGAGTACTCG GACTACTCCAAGTGCAAAGAAATCATGATCGAGCGCGGGGAGATCTTCCTGACCAAAGTGTCTCTGTCGAGGAATAAAATCGCCAAGCTGTGTCACCCGTTCATCAGAGACGGTGCT CGAATACTGACACATGCCTACTCCAGGGTGGTCCTCAGGGTGTTGGAAGCAGCCGTGGAGGCCAAGAAGCGATTCAGTGTTTATGTTACTGAGTCACAGCCAGACGAAGCAGG GCAAAAAATGGCAAAAGCCCTGAGGAAACTGAACATTCCCGTGACTGTGATTCTGGATGCTGCAGTTGG CTACATTATGGAGAAAGTGGACCTGGTGTTAGTTGGTGCTGAAGGTGTAGTTGAAAGTGGAGGCATTATCAACAAG ATTGGCACCAATCAAATTGCTGTGTGTGCCAAAGCCCAGAATAAGCCATTTTATGTGGTAGCAGAAAGTTTCAAGTTTGTCAGACTCTTCCCTCTCAATCAGCAGGACGTCCCTGACAGGTTTAAG TACAAAGCAGACACTCTGAAAACAAGTCAGAACCTAAAAGAGGAGCACCCCTGGATTGACTACACCTCCCCATCTCTGATCACTCTGCTGTTCACAGACCTCGGTGTGCTGACTCCTTCAGCTGTCAGTGATGAACTCATTAAACTCTACCTGTAA